AAACGCAGAACCTAGTACAACAAGGCAAAAACTTCTACGATGCCGGACAGTTTGCCCAAGCAGTCAAGGTTTTGCAACAGGCCACATCTGCCTTTAAAGCGAATGGAGATGAACTGAACCAAGCTATAGCTTTGAGCAATCTTTCCTTAGCCTATCAGCAACTCGGACAGTTGCCCCAAGCAGAAAGTGTGATCGCACAAAGTCTCAATGTATTGCAAACCGAGCAGAATATCGGCACTGCCAAAGAGCAATTGCAAATCCTTGCCCAAGCCCTAGACGTTCGGGGTCGCTTGCAATTGGCACAAGGACAATCCGAAGCAGCCCTGACTACTTGGCAACAAGGATTTGAGATCTATACCAAAATCGGAGATAATGCTGGGTTAACTCATAATCAGATTAATCAAGCCCAAGCCCAACAAGCTTTGGGGCATTATCGTCAGGCTCAAAAAATACTAACCCAGGTAAATCAAACTCTGCAACAGCAACCAGACTCCACTCTCAAGGCTACAGGACTACGCAGCCTCGGCAATGTCTTGCGAGTTGTTGGTAATTCTAAAACCTCTCGCAAAATCTTGGAGCAAAGTTTAGCAATAACTAAGCGAATGGGCAAAGCAGACGCTACAGGAACTCTATCTGCTCAAGCTGTTAGCGATACTCTGTTAAGTCTAGGTAATACAGCCCGCGCTCAGCAAGATATCCCAACCGCTCTCAAGTTCTACCAGCAAGCTGCTACTGCATCTGCTGCACCAAATACGTGCATCCAAGCGCAGTTGAATCAACTGAGTCTATTGCTAGAAATCAAGCAATGGGATGCTGCTGAGGAACTGTATCCCCAAATCCAGGCTTCTATTGCCAACTTACCTACTAGTCGAACAACGGTTGACGCTAGAATAAACTTTGCTCAAAGTCTGACACGGCTAAAACAACATGACACCACAGTCGCTGTTTCATGGCAAGATATTGCTCAGTTACTAGCTGCATCAGTCCAACAAGCACAAGATTTAAAAGACCAGCGAGCCATTAGTTATGCTCTAGGTAATCTGGGCGAACTGTACGAACAAACTGGGCAATGGAATGAAGCAGAAAACCTCACCCAGCAAGCTTTATTCGCAGCACAGACTATTAATGCCACTGAGATTACCTATTTGTGGCAGTGGCAGTTAGGACGCTTACTGAAAAATCAAGGAAATATCCAGGGAGCGATCGCTGCTTACAGCGAAGCAGTTAACAACCTGAGATCTCTGCGCAGCGATTTAGTTGCTGTAAATCCCGATATCCAATTTTCCTTCCGAAATGAAGTCGAACCCGTCTATCGCCAGTTAGTCGATCTGCTGCTGCGCTCCGAGGGAGGCTCCGCTCCCAGCTTTGAAAATCTCCAGACAGCTCGCACGACAATTGAATCTCTGCAATTAGCAGAACTAGAGAATTTTTTTCGCTCTGCCTGTTTAGATGCCAAGCCAGAGTTACTCGATCTGGTTGTTGACAAGGGCGATCGCACGGCAGCAGTTATCTATCCGATTATTTTGCCCGATCGCCTAGAAGTCATCCTCAAGTTGCCAACGCACAAAAATCTTCGCCACTACACAACTAAAAAATCGCAAGTCGAAGTAGCAAAAACTCTGGAATCGCTGCAACAATACCTCAAAGAACCTGATCGCACTAATGACGTGCAGAAATTATCCCAGCAGTTGTATAGCTGGTTGATTCAACCGCTTGAGGTTGAGCTAGAAAAAATGCAGGTAAAAAAACTAGTATTTGTCTTGGATGGAGCCTTGCGGAATGTTCCTATGGGGGTTCTCTACAATGACAAACAACAAAAGTATCTTATAGAAAAGTATGCGATCGCCTTAACTCCAAGTCTCCAATTGCTAGAACCCACACCTTTGCAACGGGAAAGATTAAGTGCCTTAACTGCTGGATTGAGTGAGTCTAGGGAAGTGGCAGGCATCAAGTTTCCTCGCCTCCAAAATGTGTTGCATGAATTAAAGCAAATCGAGGCGGAAGTGCCTAAAAGCGAAGAACTCTTGAATCAAAGATTTAC
This window of the Chroococcidiopsis sp. CCMEE 29 genome carries:
- a CDS encoding CHAT domain-containing protein yields the protein MRSLYHSDELENSFSIRRFNSRNMTRKRRVFFNTVLPLWKTNRLGKGWLTQFLLVLMTAFLCITLSLVFTKTTAVYSAVPSGQNSLAQTQNLVQQGKNFYDAGQFAQAVKVLQQATSAFKANGDELNQAIALSNLSLAYQQLGQLPQAESVIAQSLNVLQTEQNIGTAKEQLQILAQALDVRGRLQLAQGQSEAALTTWQQGFEIYTKIGDNAGLTHNQINQAQAQQALGHYRQAQKILTQVNQTLQQQPDSTLKATGLRSLGNVLRVVGNSKTSRKILEQSLAITKRMGKADATGTLSAQAVSDTLLSLGNTARAQQDIPTALKFYQQAATASAAPNTCIQAQLNQLSLLLEIKQWDAAEELYPQIQASIANLPTSRTTVDARINFAQSLTRLKQHDTTVAVSWQDIAQLLAASVQQAQDLKDQRAISYALGNLGELYEQTGQWNEAENLTQQALFAAQTINATEITYLWQWQLGRLLKNQGNIQGAIAAYSEAVNNLRSLRSDLVAVNPDIQFSFRNEVEPVYRQLVDLLLRSEGGSAPSFENLQTARTTIESLQLAELENFFRSACLDAKPELLDLVVDKGDRTAAVIYPIILPDRLEVILKLPTHKNLRHYTTKKSQVEVAKTLESLQQYLKEPDRTNDVQKLSQQLYSWLIQPLEVELEKMQVKKLVFVLDGALRNVPMGVLYNDKQQKYLIEKYAIALTPSLQLLEPTPLQRERLSALTAGLSESREVAGIKFPRLQNVLHELKQIEAEVPKSEELLNQRFTYANIQKQINSNPFTVVHMATHGRFSSNLEETFILTWDRLLKIDELDNLLRTSDNSRSSAIELLVLSACETAAGDNRAALGLAGIAVRAGARSTLATLWQVDDLSTARLMSEFYRQLADPKLTKAEALQKAQLALWNDKTQDWKRPYFWAAYVLVGNWL